One stretch of Juglans microcarpa x Juglans regia isolate MS1-56 chromosome 3D, Jm3101_v1.0, whole genome shotgun sequence DNA includes these proteins:
- the LOC121256281 gene encoding DNA-directed primase/polymerase protein isoform X3, with amino-acid sequence MEDVDRLFESFKCGFSPPQSAFRERKRRKSKLKHGSSNHEVSTPSPSGILSPGSAGKIHEIPTHLQLSIEKSDSPSVKTNRKKQFSPIVFYGSPHGVPPKRPSSLLQLLHLIRVDLTEQNKFSLRKEIWATFPRQDEAIKFAKGHEHVRVFSYQDHFNGQRRFLVSTYKYFWQRYKNMDSKFRHHYEVIQEGLPCHLYFDLEFNRRVNIDNNGDEMIDLLLSIIFKAFHEKYSIQGNLDWIVELDSSTEEKFSRHLIIRIPKAAFKDNSHAGAFVAEICSRILIERQSDGRLDKLFVKKDSSSTKSSSQLFVDTAVYSRNRCFRLALSSKAGKNSVLLPTGRFQCKDMLCEEDMFMASLICNMDIDCEKLLVCKMELDCVKTLHFGTEVNHNFATNCVASQEFPLSTCTSDLTTTYFLGKSPFPALDKFVESIASIGNVSGKIRSWYWFSEYGLMVYSMSRNRYCERIGRQHKSNHVMYVVDMRRAVYYQKCHDPDCRAY; translated from the exons ATGGAAGACGTCGATCGATTGTTTGAGTCCTTCAAGTGCGGATTCTCTCCTCCCC AATCTGcatttagagaaagaaaaagaagaaaaagcaaaTTGAAGCATGGAAGTTCAAACCACGAGGTCTCTACGCCTTCACCTTCTGGAATTCTATCTCCGGGATCGGCTGGAAAAATACACGAAATACCTACACATCTACAGCTCTCCATTGAGAAA TCTGATTCACCATCAGTTAAAACAAACAGAAAGAAGCAGTTCTCTCCGATCGTATTCTATGGGTCTCCACATGGTGTTCCTCCAAAGAGACCATCCAGCTTGTTGCAATTGTTACATCTAATACGTGTCGATCTCACTGAACAGAATAAATTTAGCTTGAG GAAGGAAATATGGGCTACATTTCCAAGGCAGGATGAAGCAATAAAGTTTGCCAAAGGGCATGAGCATGTTCGCGTTTTTAGTTATCAAGACCACTTTAACGGTCAAAGAAGGTTCCTTGTCTCAACGTACAAATATTTTTGGCAAAG GTACAAAAACATGGATTCCAAATTTCGGCATCATTATGAAGTGATTCAAGAG GGATTACCGTGCCACCTTTACTTCGATTTGGAGTTCAATAGGAGAGTGAACATAGACAATAATGGAGATGAAATGATTGATCTCTTGTTGTCAATCATTTTCAAAGCCTTCCATGAAAAATACTCCATTCAAGGAAACCTGGACTGGATAGTTGAGCTTGATTCCTCCACTGAGG AAAAGTTTTCTCGTCACTTAATCATCCGCATACCAAAGGCTGCTTTCAAGGACAACTCACATGCAGGTGCATTTGTTGCTGAG ATATGCTCTCGGATTCTAATTGAGAGGCAAAGTGATGGAAGACTTGATAAGCTGTTTGTGAAAAAAGACTCAAGCTCCACTAAATCCTCAAGCCAACTTTTTGTGGACACTGCTGTTTATTCTAGAAATCGTTGCTTTCGTTTAGCTCTATCTTCAAAGGCCGGGAAGAATTCTGTGCTTTTACCTACAGGGCGGTTCCAATGTAAGGACATG CTGTGTGAGGAAGACATGTTCATGGCATCCTTGATCTGCAATATGGATATCGATTGCGAGAAGCTTCTAGTCTGCAAAATGGAGTTAGATTGTGTGAAGACCCTACACTTTGGTACAGAG GTAAATCATAATTTTGCAACGAATTGTGTTGCCTCGCAAGAATTTCCATTGAGTACCTGCACAAGTGATCTTACAACAACATACTTCCTGGGAAAGTCGCCATTTCCGGCACTGGACAAATTTGTTGAATCCATTGCCTCCATTGGCAATGTATCAG GAAAAATCCGAAGCTGGTATTGGTTTTCAGAATATGGACTGATGGTCTACAGCATGTCTAGAAATAGATACTGTGAACGAATTGGTCGACAGCATAAAAGCAATCATG TGATGTACGTTGTTGACATGAGAAGGGCTGTATATTATCAGAAATGTCATGATCCTGACTGCAGAG CTTACTGA
- the LOC121256281 gene encoding DNA-directed primase/polymerase protein isoform X2 produces the protein MEDVDRLFESFKCGFSPPQSAFRERKRRKSKLKHGSSNHEVSTPSPSGILSPGSAGKIHEIPTHLQLSIEKSDSPSVKTNRKKQFSPIVFYGSPHGVPPKRPSSLLQLLHLIRVDLTEQNKFSLRKEIWATFPRQDEAIKFAKGHEHVRVFSYQDHFNGQRRFLVSTYKYFWQRYKNMDSKFRHHYEVIQEGLPCHLYFDLEFNRRVNIDNNGDEMIDLLLSIIFKAFHEKYSIQGNLDWIVELDSSTEEKFSRHLIIRIPKAAFKDNSHAGAFVAEICSRILIERQSDGRLDKLFVKKDSSSTKSSSQLFVDTAVYSRNRCFRLALSSKAGKNSVLLPTGRFQCKDMVNHNFATNCVASQEFPLSTCTSDLTTTYFLGKSPFPALDKFVESIASIGNVSGKIRSWYWFSEYGLMVYSMSRNRYCERIGRQHKSNHVMYVVDMRRAVYYQKCHDPDCRGYRSPLRSIPDDITPDPSLFFDSNHAVNHGGSAFNNPDHHFVDNEEKSVLLHNDENFIDSCIKDSWWLEASRVAEDIENKKNTELSNMETIDDEDDEWWMAVERTASQAELNLFN, from the exons ATGGAAGACGTCGATCGATTGTTTGAGTCCTTCAAGTGCGGATTCTCTCCTCCCC AATCTGcatttagagaaagaaaaagaagaaaaagcaaaTTGAAGCATGGAAGTTCAAACCACGAGGTCTCTACGCCTTCACCTTCTGGAATTCTATCTCCGGGATCGGCTGGAAAAATACACGAAATACCTACACATCTACAGCTCTCCATTGAGAAA TCTGATTCACCATCAGTTAAAACAAACAGAAAGAAGCAGTTCTCTCCGATCGTATTCTATGGGTCTCCACATGGTGTTCCTCCAAAGAGACCATCCAGCTTGTTGCAATTGTTACATCTAATACGTGTCGATCTCACTGAACAGAATAAATTTAGCTTGAG GAAGGAAATATGGGCTACATTTCCAAGGCAGGATGAAGCAATAAAGTTTGCCAAAGGGCATGAGCATGTTCGCGTTTTTAGTTATCAAGACCACTTTAACGGTCAAAGAAGGTTCCTTGTCTCAACGTACAAATATTTTTGGCAAAG GTACAAAAACATGGATTCCAAATTTCGGCATCATTATGAAGTGATTCAAGAG GGATTACCGTGCCACCTTTACTTCGATTTGGAGTTCAATAGGAGAGTGAACATAGACAATAATGGAGATGAAATGATTGATCTCTTGTTGTCAATCATTTTCAAAGCCTTCCATGAAAAATACTCCATTCAAGGAAACCTGGACTGGATAGTTGAGCTTGATTCCTCCACTGAGG AAAAGTTTTCTCGTCACTTAATCATCCGCATACCAAAGGCTGCTTTCAAGGACAACTCACATGCAGGTGCATTTGTTGCTGAG ATATGCTCTCGGATTCTAATTGAGAGGCAAAGTGATGGAAGACTTGATAAGCTGTTTGTGAAAAAAGACTCAAGCTCCACTAAATCCTCAAGCCAACTTTTTGTGGACACTGCTGTTTATTCTAGAAATCGTTGCTTTCGTTTAGCTCTATCTTCAAAGGCCGGGAAGAATTCTGTGCTTTTACCTACAGGGCGGTTCCAATGTAAGGACATG GTAAATCATAATTTTGCAACGAATTGTGTTGCCTCGCAAGAATTTCCATTGAGTACCTGCACAAGTGATCTTACAACAACATACTTCCTGGGAAAGTCGCCATTTCCGGCACTGGACAAATTTGTTGAATCCATTGCCTCCATTGGCAATGTATCAG GAAAAATCCGAAGCTGGTATTGGTTTTCAGAATATGGACTGATGGTCTACAGCATGTCTAGAAATAGATACTGTGAACGAATTGGTCGACAGCATAAAAGCAATCATG TGATGTACGTTGTTGACATGAGAAGGGCTGTATATTATCAGAAATGTCATGATCCTGACTGCAGAG GTTACCGGTCTCCTCTGCGATCGATCCCAGATGACATCACTCCTGATCCTTCATTGTTCTTTGATTCTAATCATGCAGTGAATCATGGTGGCTCAGCATTTAATAACCCTGACCATCATTTTGTTGATAATGAAGAGAAAAGTGTTTTGCTTCACAATGATGAAAACTTTATAGACAGCTGCATCAAAGATTCTTGGTGGCTTGAAGCCTCTAGAGTTGCGGAGGATAtcgaaaataagaaaaatactgAACTCAGCAACATG GAGACtattgatgatgaagatgatgagtgGTGGATGGCTGTAGAAAGGACTGCATCCCAGGCTGAATTAAACCTCTTCAACTAA
- the LOC121256316 gene encoding DUF21 domain-containing protein At5g52790, with translation MAANDVPCCEPMFWVYLIICVVLVSFAGLMSGLTLGLMSLSLVDLEVLAKAGQPQDRKNAEKILPIVKNHHLLLCTLLISNAMAMEALPIFIDALLPAWAAILISVTLILAFGEIIPQAVCSRYGLSVGAKLSFLVRLLVLVFYPLSYPISKLLDWLLGKGNSELLRRAELKTLVNMHGILAGKGGELTYDETTIITGALDMTQKSAKDAMKPISEIFSLDRDSKLDEQTMGLILSKGHSRVPIYSGSPTNIVGLILVKDLIKFRPEDEIPIRDLIIRKIPRINQCLPLYDLLNEFQKGHSHMAIVIKGKKGDRPESTPEKEAKPSIINFNIKHTHAVTKDHDHQLGQNARRLNISVNTNWSTDHHISTTAIQIPTLDHANSKLGIKQSPQSKKIWEQGDGNILNYEDWESQLPNLDEEVIGIITLEDVMEELLQEEILDETDHEYVEDHKFKNMTPSSGSISSDPAAASASHFQRQTSMASPVLSSYRNTPLSSYNHSPILHSPISAYLRQSPTSIKPTLSPSPEKCMPNYQPIYAGGARYSPSLHKVSRMLYEKLRQPDDAP, from the exons atggcagCAAATGATGTTCCATGTTGCGAGCCAATGTTCTGGGTGTATCTAATCATATGCGTGGTTCTTGTTTCATTTGCCGGACTCATGTCAGGCCTCACCCTAGGACTCATGTCGCTTAGCCTGGTTGATCTTGAGGTCCTTGCCAAGGCTGGTCAGCCCCAAGATAGGAAGAATGCAG AGAAAATTCTCCCAATCGTGAAGAACCATCACTTACTCCTCTGTACTCTACTCATAAGCAATGCCATGGCAATGGAG GCCCTTCCCATTTTCATCGATGCACTTCTTCCAGCTTGGGCTGCTATACTGATATCAGTCACACTTATACTTGCATTCGGCGAG ATTATTCCACAAGCGGTGTGTTCAAGGTATGGACTAAGTGTTGGTGCAAAACTCTCTTTCCTAGTTCGGTTGCTTGTCTTGGTCTTCTATCCATTATCTTACCCCATTAGTAAG CTGTTGGATTGGCTACTTGGTAAAGGAAATTCTGAACTTCTACGTCGGGCAGAGCTTAAAACATTGGTTAACATGCATGGAATTCTG gCAGGAAAAGGTGGTGAGTTAACATATGATGAAACTACCATAATCACTGGAGCTTTGGATATGACACAGAAAAGTGCCAAAGATGCTATGAAGCCCATCTCTGAAATATTTTCGCTTGACAGAGATTCGAAACTTGATGA GCAAACAATGGGACTAATATTGAGCAAAGGACATAGTCGTGTGCCCATCTACTCTGGAAGCCCCACAAATATCGTTGGCCTTATTTTG GTAAAAGATCTGATCAAGTTCCGTCCAGAAGATGAAATCCCCATCCGAGATCTTATTATCAGGAAAATTCCTAG GATAAATCAGTGTTTACCTCTCTACGATTTACTGAATGAGTTTCAGAAGGGTCACAGTCACATGGCTATTGTCATAAAGGGTAAGAAAGGAGATAGGCCGGAGAGTACTCCAGAAAAAGAAGCCAAACCTAGCATCATCAATTTCAATATAAAGCACACACATGCAGTGACAAAAG ATCATGATCACCAGTTGGGTCAGAATGCGCGTCGACTTAATATCTCTGTAAACACAAACTGGAGTACTGATCATCACATCAGTACTACTGCAATTCAAATTCCCACATTAGATCATGCCAATTCCAAGCTCGGGATTAAACAAAGCCCACAATCAAAGAAAATATGGGAACAAGGAGATGGgaacattttaaattatgagGATTGGGAATCTCAGCTTCCTAATTTAGATGAGGAGGTCATCGGTATCATAACGCTGGAGGATGTCATGGAGGAGCTGTTACAG GAGGAAATTCTGGATGAGACCGATCATGAGTATGTTGAAGATCACAA GTTTAAAAATATGACACCATCATCAGGGTCAATATCATCTGATCCTGCAGCAGCATCGGCTTCTCATTTTCAAAGGCAAACTTCCATGGCATCCCCAGTACTTTCTTCGTATCGTAATACCCCACTATCTTCATATAACCATTCTCCGATACTGCATTCACCAATTTCCGCATATCTTCGTCAATCTCCAACATCTATTAAACCAACTCTATCTCCTTCCCCTGAAAAATGCATGCCAAATTATCAACCAATTTATGCAGGTGGTGCTCGCTACTCACCATCCTTGCACAAG GTTTCGAGGATGCTGTATGAGAAGCTGAGGCAGCCTGATGATGCTCCTTAA
- the LOC121256281 gene encoding DNA-directed primase/polymerase protein isoform X1 produces the protein MEDVDRLFESFKCGFSPPQSAFRERKRRKSKLKHGSSNHEVSTPSPSGILSPGSAGKIHEIPTHLQLSIEKSDSPSVKTNRKKQFSPIVFYGSPHGVPPKRPSSLLQLLHLIRVDLTEQNKFSLRKEIWATFPRQDEAIKFAKGHEHVRVFSYQDHFNGQRRFLVSTYKYFWQRYKNMDSKFRHHYEVIQEGLPCHLYFDLEFNRRVNIDNNGDEMIDLLLSIIFKAFHEKYSIQGNLDWIVELDSSTEEKFSRHLIIRIPKAAFKDNSHAGAFVAEICSRILIERQSDGRLDKLFVKKDSSSTKSSSQLFVDTAVYSRNRCFRLALSSKAGKNSVLLPTGRFQCKDMLCEEDMFMASLICNMDIDCEKLLVCKMELDCVKTLHFGTEVNHNFATNCVASQEFPLSTCTSDLTTTYFLGKSPFPALDKFVESIASIGNVSGKIRSWYWFSEYGLMVYSMSRNRYCERIGRQHKSNHVMYVVDMRRAVYYQKCHDPDCRGYRSPLRSIPDDITPDPSLFFDSNHAVNHGGSAFNNPDHHFVDNEEKSVLLHNDENFIDSCIKDSWWLEASRVAEDIENKKNTELSNMETIDDEDDEWWMAVERTASQAELNLFN, from the exons ATGGAAGACGTCGATCGATTGTTTGAGTCCTTCAAGTGCGGATTCTCTCCTCCCC AATCTGcatttagagaaagaaaaagaagaaaaagcaaaTTGAAGCATGGAAGTTCAAACCACGAGGTCTCTACGCCTTCACCTTCTGGAATTCTATCTCCGGGATCGGCTGGAAAAATACACGAAATACCTACACATCTACAGCTCTCCATTGAGAAA TCTGATTCACCATCAGTTAAAACAAACAGAAAGAAGCAGTTCTCTCCGATCGTATTCTATGGGTCTCCACATGGTGTTCCTCCAAAGAGACCATCCAGCTTGTTGCAATTGTTACATCTAATACGTGTCGATCTCACTGAACAGAATAAATTTAGCTTGAG GAAGGAAATATGGGCTACATTTCCAAGGCAGGATGAAGCAATAAAGTTTGCCAAAGGGCATGAGCATGTTCGCGTTTTTAGTTATCAAGACCACTTTAACGGTCAAAGAAGGTTCCTTGTCTCAACGTACAAATATTTTTGGCAAAG GTACAAAAACATGGATTCCAAATTTCGGCATCATTATGAAGTGATTCAAGAG GGATTACCGTGCCACCTTTACTTCGATTTGGAGTTCAATAGGAGAGTGAACATAGACAATAATGGAGATGAAATGATTGATCTCTTGTTGTCAATCATTTTCAAAGCCTTCCATGAAAAATACTCCATTCAAGGAAACCTGGACTGGATAGTTGAGCTTGATTCCTCCACTGAGG AAAAGTTTTCTCGTCACTTAATCATCCGCATACCAAAGGCTGCTTTCAAGGACAACTCACATGCAGGTGCATTTGTTGCTGAG ATATGCTCTCGGATTCTAATTGAGAGGCAAAGTGATGGAAGACTTGATAAGCTGTTTGTGAAAAAAGACTCAAGCTCCACTAAATCCTCAAGCCAACTTTTTGTGGACACTGCTGTTTATTCTAGAAATCGTTGCTTTCGTTTAGCTCTATCTTCAAAGGCCGGGAAGAATTCTGTGCTTTTACCTACAGGGCGGTTCCAATGTAAGGACATG CTGTGTGAGGAAGACATGTTCATGGCATCCTTGATCTGCAATATGGATATCGATTGCGAGAAGCTTCTAGTCTGCAAAATGGAGTTAGATTGTGTGAAGACCCTACACTTTGGTACAGAG GTAAATCATAATTTTGCAACGAATTGTGTTGCCTCGCAAGAATTTCCATTGAGTACCTGCACAAGTGATCTTACAACAACATACTTCCTGGGAAAGTCGCCATTTCCGGCACTGGACAAATTTGTTGAATCCATTGCCTCCATTGGCAATGTATCAG GAAAAATCCGAAGCTGGTATTGGTTTTCAGAATATGGACTGATGGTCTACAGCATGTCTAGAAATAGATACTGTGAACGAATTGGTCGACAGCATAAAAGCAATCATG TGATGTACGTTGTTGACATGAGAAGGGCTGTATATTATCAGAAATGTCATGATCCTGACTGCAGAG GTTACCGGTCTCCTCTGCGATCGATCCCAGATGACATCACTCCTGATCCTTCATTGTTCTTTGATTCTAATCATGCAGTGAATCATGGTGGCTCAGCATTTAATAACCCTGACCATCATTTTGTTGATAATGAAGAGAAAAGTGTTTTGCTTCACAATGATGAAAACTTTATAGACAGCTGCATCAAAGATTCTTGGTGGCTTGAAGCCTCTAGAGTTGCGGAGGATAtcgaaaataagaaaaatactgAACTCAGCAACATG GAGACtattgatgatgaagatgatgagtgGTGGATGGCTGTAGAAAGGACTGCATCCCAGGCTGAATTAAACCTCTTCAACTAA
- the LOC121256268 gene encoding protein SAR DEFICIENT 4 — protein sequence MASTPNPSQSEDPNTNDTNPNYLTTTTFTPPIFISTESLHSLISHQNLIHHFHACLPTVSSSLQTPIRQSYDVSPSSSLLLMPSWSSSPFFPYVGVKLVTYFPQNSALNLPGVHASYVLFSSITGQTLASMDGTVLTLYRTSCVSGLASKILARNDSEILVMIGAGALAPHLIKAHLSARPSLRRVIIWNRTVEKASKLAVEMRENGGFDGVSFESNGCLEEIVGLGDIVSCATNSETPLVKGERLKAGAHLDLVGSFKHSMRECDDEAIRRGRVFVDNEAALVEAGELVGAFEREVIGKGEIGGNLVELIKGEKVGRRNSDEITVFKSVGSATVDILAAQLVYETYKS from the coding sequence ATGGCTTCCACACCCAACCCATCCCAAAGTGAGGACCCCAACACGAATGATACGAATCCCAATTACCTGACAACCACCACCTTCACACCCCCAATCTTCATCTCCACAGAGTCTTTGCACTCCCTCATCTCTCACCAAAACCTAATACACCACTTCCATGCCTGTCTCCCTACAGTCTCATCTTCCCTCCAAACTCCAATTCGCCAAAGCTATGATGTTTCACCGTCTTCCTCTCTCCTACTCATGCCCTCTTGGTCCTCTTCTCCCTTTTTCCCATACGTAGGCGTGAAGCTCGTGACCTACTTTCCACAAAACTCCGCGCTAAATTTGCCAGGAGTGCACGCAAGTTATGTGCTATTCAGCTCGATAACTGGTCAAACTTTGGCCTCCATGGATGGCACTGTATTGACCCTTTATAGAACCTCATGTGTCTCAGGCCTGGCCTCAAAGATTTTGGCTAGAAATGATAGTGAAATCCTTGTGATGATTGGAGCGGGTGCTTTGGCACCCCATTTGATCAAAGCCCATCTTTCGGCTAGACCCAGTTTGAGAAGGGTGATAATTTGGAATAGGACAGTGGAGAAGGCGAGCAAATTGGCCGTTGAAATGCGAGAAAATGGTGGGTTCGATGGGGTGAGTTTTGAGAGTAATGGATGTTTGGAGGAGATTGTTGGATTGGGAGATATCGTGAGCTGCGCAACGAATTCAGAGACGCCGCTTGTGAAGGGCGAAAGGTTGAAGGCAGGGGCGCATTTGGATTTGGTTGGGTCGTTCAAGCATTCAATGAGGGAATGCGACGACGAGGCAATCAGAAGAGGAAGAGTGTTTGTGGATAATGAGGCCGCGCTGGTTGAAGCAGGGGAATTGGTGGGTGCTTTTGAGAGAGAGGTGATTGGAAAGGGAGAAATTGGAGGGAATTTAGTGGAGTTAATAAAGGGAGAGAAAGTTGGCAGGAGAAATTCGGATGAGATAACTGTTTTTAAGTCTGTTGGTTCTGCAACTGTGGACATTCTTGCTGCACAGTTGGTGTATGAGACTTACAAATCATGA